From one Aulosira sp. FACHB-615 genomic stretch:
- a CDS encoding acyl-CoA desaturase — MTIATSTKPQINWVNTLFFVGLHIGALFALVPSNFSWTAVGVGLLLYWITGGLGITLGFHRLVTHRSFQTPKWLEYLLVFFGTLACQGGPIEWVGTHRIHHLYSDTDPDPHDSNKGFWWSHMGWLIHKCPAHADVPRFTKDIAEDPVYQFLEKYFILIQFALGFLLLFLGGWPFVIWGIFVRIVWVYHCTWLVNSATHKFGYRSHESGDNSTNCWWVALLVFGEGWHNNHHAFQYSARHGLEWWEIDMTWMTIQFLQLFGLAKNVKLADKKS; from the coding sequence ATGACAATTGCTACTTCAACTAAACCTCAAATCAATTGGGTGAATACCCTATTTTTCGTTGGTCTACACATCGGCGCGTTATTTGCCCTTGTTCCTAGCAACTTTAGCTGGACGGCAGTTGGTGTGGGTTTATTACTTTACTGGATAACAGGTGGTTTAGGAATCACCCTAGGTTTTCACCGCCTTGTTACTCACCGCAGTTTCCAAACGCCCAAATGGTTGGAATATCTCTTGGTATTCTTCGGGACATTAGCCTGTCAAGGAGGGCCAATAGAATGGGTAGGGACACACCGCATTCATCATTTATATTCCGATACTGACCCAGATCCTCATGATTCCAATAAAGGCTTTTGGTGGAGCCACATGGGTTGGCTAATTCACAAATGCCCTGCTCATGCTGATGTTCCTCGCTTTACCAAAGATATTGCCGAAGACCCAGTTTATCAGTTTTTAGAAAAATATTTTATTCTCATCCAATTTGCTCTAGGTTTTCTCTTGTTGTTTCTAGGCGGTTGGCCATTTGTCATCTGGGGAATTTTTGTTCGCATTGTCTGGGTTTATCATTGCACCTGGTTAGTGAACAGTGCTACCCATAAATTTGGCTATCGCAGCCATGAATCTGGCGATAACTCAACTAACTGCTGGTGGGTAGCCCTACTAGTTTTTGGTGAAGGTTGGCACAATAACCACCATGCTTTTCAATACTCAGCCCGTCACGGTTTGGAATGGTGGGAAATCGATATGACCTGGATGACAATTCAGTTTTTGCAACTCTTCGGTCTAGCCAAAAATGTAAAACTTGCAGACAAAAAGTCGTAA
- a CDS encoding class I fructose-bisphosphate aldolase: MTTTLIEASSIESVLGKEAEDLLNYKAKVSQDLLHLPGPDFVDRVWLNSDRNPQVLRNLQQLYSTGRLANTGYLSILPVDQGIEHSAGASFAPNPIYFDPENIVKLAIAGGCNAVATTLGVLGIVSRKYAHKIPFIVKINHNELLTFPNQFDQVLFASVEQAWNLGAVAIGATIYFGSEQSTRQIQEISRAFERAHELGMVTILWCYLRNNAFKQDKDYHLAADLTGQANHLGVTIEADIIKQKLPEYNNGYGAVAKATGESYGKTNERIYTDLTTDHPIDLTRYQVLNCYAGRAGLINSGGASGKNDFAEAVRTAVINKRAGGTGLISGRKAFQRPFEEGVKLFHAIQDVYLSPDVTIA; the protein is encoded by the coding sequence ATGACTACTACATTGATAGAGGCTAGTTCTATCGAGTCAGTGTTAGGTAAAGAAGCAGAAGACCTGCTGAACTACAAAGCCAAAGTTTCTCAAGATTTATTGCATTTACCAGGGCCAGACTTTGTAGATCGAGTTTGGTTAAATAGCGATCGCAATCCTCAAGTGTTGCGGAATCTGCAACAACTTTATTCTACAGGTCGTTTGGCAAATACTGGTTATCTTTCAATTTTACCTGTTGACCAAGGCATTGAACACTCGGCTGGAGCATCTTTCGCGCCAAACCCGATATACTTTGACCCAGAAAATATCGTCAAATTAGCAATAGCCGGTGGTTGTAATGCTGTTGCCACAACTTTAGGAGTATTAGGCATTGTCTCACGCAAATATGCCCACAAAATTCCGTTTATTGTCAAAATTAACCATAACGAACTCTTAACCTTTCCCAACCAATTTGATCAAGTCTTATTTGCTAGTGTCGAACAAGCTTGGAATTTAGGTGCAGTTGCTATAGGCGCAACAATTTACTTTGGTTCCGAACAATCAACTAGACAAATTCAAGAAATTAGTCGTGCATTTGAACGCGCCCATGAATTGGGTATGGTGACTATTCTTTGGTGCTATCTGCGTAATAATGCTTTCAAACAAGATAAAGATTATCATCTGGCGGCTGACTTAACTGGACAAGCAAATCATTTGGGTGTAACCATTGAAGCCGATATTATCAAACAGAAATTACCTGAATATAACAATGGTTATGGTGCAGTTGCTAAAGCTACAGGTGAAAGTTACGGCAAAACAAATGAGCGAATTTATACAGACTTAACCACTGATCACCCCATAGATTTAACTCGTTATCAAGTGTTAAATTGCTATGCTGGCAGAGCAGGCTTAATTAATTCTGGTGGCGCATCTGGTAAAAATGATTTTGCGGAAGCAGTACGTACTGCTGTGATTAATAAACGGGCTGGCGGTACTGGCTTAATTTCTGGACGTAAAGCTTTTCAGCGTCCATTTGAAGAAGGTGTGAAACTCTTTCACGCCATTCAAGATGTTTATTTATCACCAGATGTAACTATTGCCTAA
- a CDS encoding Coenzyme F420 hydrogenase/dehydrogenase, beta subunit C-terminal domain, which produces MTSVDSSKHTKAKALKPGSRRPAKELCSECGLCDTYYIHYVKEACAFITQQIDTLETQSHSRSRNLDNPEELYFGVHQEMMAARKQQPIEGAQWTGIVSTIAIEMLNRGLVEGVVCVQNTKEDRFQPMPVIARTPEEILAARVNKPTLSPNLSILEEVEKSGMKRLLVIGVGCQIQALRAVEKKLGLEKLYVLGTPCVDNVTRAGLKKFLETTSRSPDTVVHYEFMQDFRIHFKHEDGSIEKVPFFGLKTNQLKDVFAPSCMSCFDYVNSLADLVVGYMGAPFGWQWILVRNDTGKEMLDLVKDQIDTQPVMSQGNRKEAVQQGIPAYDKGVTLPMWVAKMMGVVIDKIGPKGLEYARFSIDSHFTRNYLYVKRNHPEKLENHVPEFAKRIVGEYKLPE; this is translated from the coding sequence ATGACCTCTGTTGATTCTAGCAAGCATACAAAAGCCAAAGCCTTAAAACCCGGTAGCCGTCGCCCTGCCAAAGAACTGTGCAGCGAATGTGGGCTGTGTGATACATACTATATTCACTATGTCAAGGAAGCCTGCGCGTTTATCACCCAGCAGATAGACACGCTGGAAACCCAAAGCCACAGCCGTTCTCGGAATCTCGACAACCCCGAAGAACTCTACTTTGGCGTGCATCAAGAAATGATGGCAGCCCGGAAACAACAGCCCATCGAAGGCGCACAATGGACAGGGATAGTTAGCACTATTGCCATCGAAATGCTAAATCGTGGCTTAGTCGAAGGCGTAGTCTGCGTTCAAAATACCAAAGAAGACCGCTTCCAACCCATGCCTGTGATTGCTCGCACCCCAGAAGAAATACTGGCGGCACGGGTAAATAAACCAACACTCTCTCCCAACCTTTCTATTTTGGAAGAAGTAGAAAAATCCGGGATGAAGCGACTATTAGTCATTGGCGTTGGTTGCCAAATTCAAGCACTCCGGGCAGTAGAAAAGAAACTCGGTCTAGAAAAGTTATACGTCTTAGGTACACCCTGCGTAGATAACGTCACCCGCGCCGGACTGAAAAAATTCCTAGAAACCACCAGCCGATCGCCTGACACAGTAGTACACTACGAATTCATGCAAGACTTCCGCATTCACTTCAAACACGAAGACGGCTCAATTGAGAAAGTCCCCTTCTTTGGCTTAAAAACCAACCAACTCAAAGATGTCTTCGCCCCCTCTTGTATGAGTTGCTTTGATTACGTCAACTCCCTAGCCGATTTAGTCGTTGGTTACATGGGCGCACCCTTCGGCTGGCAGTGGATTTTAGTGAGAAATGATACAGGTAAAGAAATGCTGGACTTGGTAAAAGACCAGATAGACACTCAACCTGTAATGTCCCAAGGGAACCGTAAAGAAGCCGTACAACAAGGGATTCCGGCTTATGACAAAGGCGTAACCTTACCGATGTGGGTAGCAAAAATGATGGGCGTAGTCATTGATAAAATCGGCCCCAAAGGGTTGGAGTATGCGAGGTTTTCTATTGATTCGCACTTTACAAGGAATTATTTGTATGTGAAGCGGAATCATCCTGAGAAGTTAGAAAATCATGTGCCGGAGTTTGCTAAACGGATTGTTGGGGAGTATAAATTACCGGAGTGA
- a CDS encoding ComEC/Rec2 family competence protein — translation MLQTSGVIICLGYIFGLLFTAVPWGGVWVLILAIVGAVFLRKRNTPPQPKESIVSKSKATPNIWQSFPHPRAWLVAGLVGLLATFYFQLRSPQPSVKDISQFVPADNVANQEQLFIVRGEVETSPRLTRSQRGQLWLAATQLDEIKNGNGPASVPKGVTGKLYVTLPLLQATGLHPGQEIAVTGILYKPKAASNPGAFDFQKYLKQEGSFAGLIGRQINIVNDENTWGWWQVREQILKSFVESLGIPAGTLVSAMVLGSKAVDLPYDIRDLFVKAGMAHALAASGFQTSLILGVILQLTKRTNKAIQFTLGFLGLMIFLGLSGFQPAVLRAVIMGSAALVGLLLDRKVKQFGSLLLAATLLLLFNPLWIWDLGFQLSFLATLGLIVTVPAITEKLNWLPPAIASLIAVPLAATIWTLPVQLAVFGVVPAYSLLLNMITTPFISVISIGGIMSAIAALASSNLGSILAGVLQYPSDWLIQLVEFFSNLPGNSLVVGSISTWQMLGVYALILLVCLVKWWQKRWWFAGLMIFGLVLVPAWHSANTLFRITVLEAGSEPVVVIQDKGNVTLINSGDEGTGRYTIVPFLQQQGVNKVDWAIASDFDNNDNNAWLEVVQTIPIKNFYKYALKPETNPTNQEIQQAIQKHQGIYQTVVPGQQVVTGLTVAQLIKEKLPVLYLQIQNQTWLLVGDVEPQEIERLAKSGSLPSPQVLWCTPEALKDLIKLFQPKIAIATSTNLEPKIMNELSKNTTQIFLTGRDGAIQWTPNNQFESFIQETENKSSVL, via the coding sequence ATGCTTCAGACGAGTGGTGTGATTATTTGCCTTGGTTATATTTTTGGGTTGTTGTTTACAGCTGTTCCTTGGGGTGGGGTATGGGTGTTAATTTTGGCGATAGTGGGGGCAGTTTTTTTGAGAAAGCGCAACACACCGCCCCAGCCCAAAGAAAGCATTGTCAGCAAAAGTAAAGCTACACCCAATATTTGGCAATCATTCCCTCATCCGCGAGCTTGGTTAGTTGCTGGTTTGGTAGGATTGTTAGCAACCTTTTATTTTCAATTGCGATCGCCACAACCCAGCGTCAAAGATATTAGTCAATTTGTACCCGCCGATAATGTGGCGAATCAAGAACAATTATTTATTGTGCGCGGTGAAGTAGAAACTAGTCCCCGGTTAACTCGCAGTCAACGGGGACAATTGTGGTTAGCAGCAACTCAGCTAGATGAAATTAAAAATGGCAATGGCCCAGCCAGTGTACCAAAAGGTGTTACAGGTAAATTGTATGTGACTTTACCACTGCTGCAAGCAACTGGCTTACATCCTGGGCAAGAAATTGCTGTCACAGGGATTTTATATAAACCAAAAGCCGCTTCTAACCCTGGTGCGTTTGACTTTCAAAAGTATCTCAAACAAGAAGGATCATTTGCTGGTTTGATTGGAAGGCAAATCAATATTGTCAATGATGAGAATACATGGGGATGGTGGCAAGTTCGAGAGCAAATTTTAAAATCATTTGTTGAAAGTTTAGGCATTCCCGCAGGAACGCTGGTGAGTGCAATGGTTTTGGGTAGTAAAGCTGTTGATTTGCCTTATGATATTCGGGATTTATTTGTCAAAGCTGGAATGGCTCATGCTTTGGCTGCATCTGGGTTTCAAACTTCGTTAATTTTGGGTGTAATTTTACAGCTAACAAAACGCACAAATAAGGCGATTCAATTTACACTCGGTTTTTTAGGTTTAATGATTTTTCTCGGTTTATCAGGGTTTCAACCTGCGGTATTACGAGCCGTAATTATGGGTAGTGCGGCATTAGTTGGGTTGTTATTAGATAGAAAAGTCAAACAGTTTGGTTCGCTTTTATTAGCCGCAACATTATTATTGTTATTTAATCCTTTGTGGATATGGGATTTAGGTTTTCAACTGAGTTTTTTAGCCACATTAGGATTAATTGTCACTGTCCCAGCAATCACAGAAAAATTGAATTGGCTACCACCTGCGATCGCATCTTTAATTGCTGTACCTTTAGCCGCCACAATTTGGACTTTACCTGTCCAACTTGCAGTATTTGGTGTAGTCCCGGCTTATAGTTTGTTGCTGAATATGATTACTACACCATTTATTTCCGTGATTAGTATTGGTGGGATTATGAGTGCGATCGCGGCATTAGCATCATCTAATCTTGGTAGTATTCTGGCTGGAGTCTTGCAATATCCTAGCGACTGGCTCATTCAGTTGGTAGAATTTTTTAGTAACTTGCCAGGAAACTCATTAGTCGTGGGGAGTATTTCAACTTGGCAAATGTTAGGCGTTTATGCTTTGATTCTTTTAGTTTGCTTAGTTAAATGGTGGCAAAAACGCTGGTGGTTTGCTGGGCTAATGATATTTGGTTTAGTACTCGTTCCCGCTTGGCATTCCGCAAATACATTATTTCGGATTACTGTGTTAGAAGCTGGTTCAGAACCAGTTGTTGTCATTCAAGATAAAGGCAATGTCACCTTAATTAACAGTGGTGATGAAGGTACTGGACGTTACACAATTGTACCATTTTTGCAACAGCAAGGCGTGAATAAAGTTGACTGGGCGATCGCTAGTGATTTTGATAATAACGATAATAATGCTTGGTTAGAAGTAGTACAAACCATTCCCATCAAAAATTTCTATAAATATGCTCTTAAGCCAGAGACTAACCCCACAAATCAAGAAATTCAACAAGCAATTCAAAAGCATCAAGGTATTTATCAAACTGTTGTTCCAGGACAACAAGTAGTTACAGGTTTAACAGTTGCCCAACTAATTAAAGAGAAATTACCTGTTTTATATTTGCAAATTCAAAATCAAACTTGGTTACTAGTAGGTGATGTAGAGCCTCAAGAAATAGAAAGATTAGCTAAATCTGGCAGTTTACCTAGTCCTCAAGTATTGTGGTGTACGCCGGAAGCTTTGAAAGATTTAATTAAATTATTTCAGCCAAAAATAGCTATTGCTACCTCTACTAACCTGGAGCCAAAAATTATGAATGAACTCAGTAAAAACACAACCCAAATTTTTCTCACTGGACGCGATGGTGCAATTCAATGGACACCGAATAATCAGTTTGAATCATTTATTCAAGAAACAGAAAATAAATCATCTGTTTTATAG
- the rcbX gene encoding RuBisCO chaperone RbcX, whose translation MNLKQIAKDTARTLQSYLTYQALRTVLAQLGETNPPLAIWLHNFSAGKVQDGEAYIKQLFQEKPDLALRIMTVREHIAEEVVEFLPEMVRTGIQQANTEQRRQHLERITQLSLSNPSPESEQQSFSDPDWDNLAS comes from the coding sequence ATGAATCTCAAGCAAATTGCGAAAGATACAGCCAGAACGCTCCAAAGCTACCTGACTTATCAGGCGCTAAGGACTGTACTGGCACAGCTAGGCGAAACGAATCCACCATTGGCAATTTGGTTACATAACTTTTCCGCAGGAAAAGTCCAGGATGGAGAAGCTTACATTAAACAACTTTTCCAAGAAAAGCCAGATTTAGCTTTGCGGATAATGACAGTCAGAGAACACATTGCCGAAGAAGTTGTTGAGTTCTTACCAGAAATGGTTCGGACTGGTATTCAGCAAGCTAATACAGAACAACGCCGCCAGCACTTAGAACGCATCACGCAGCTGAGTTTATCTAACCCCAGTCCTGAATCAGAACAACAGAGTTTTTCCGATCCTGACTGGGATAACTTAGCCAGTTAG
- a CDS encoding GxxExxY protein — MIENEITGAVVNVAYKVHTTLGPGLLESVYESVMDFELRRRKLKVSRQVAIPVIYEGMYLDEGFRADLIVEDRVIVELKSVEAVHPVHKKQLLTYLRLADKRVGLLINFNVTLIKDGISRVVNNL; from the coding sequence ATGATTGAGAATGAGATTACTGGTGCTGTGGTGAATGTTGCTTATAAGGTTCACACAACATTGGGGCCTGGGTTGCTGGAATCTGTTTATGAGTCGGTTATGGATTTTGAGTTACGGAGGCGAAAGTTAAAGGTTAGTAGACAGGTAGCAATTCCGGTGATTTATGAAGGTATGTATTTGGATGAAGGCTTCCGTGCTGATTTGATAGTCGAGGATCGGGTGATTGTTGAACTCAAATCGGTAGAAGCGGTTCATCCAGTACACAAAAAGCAACTACTTACTTACCTCCGCCTTGCTGATAAACGAGTCGGATTACTCATCAACTTCAACGTCACACTCATCAAAGATGGAATATCCCGCGTAGTTAATAACCTCTAA
- a CDS encoding fatty acid desaturase — protein MTTSIIKTQATNKDLSNSQLRLKDIIKTLPKECFQQNRRKAWTQVFFNVLMVGLGYYSLAISPWFLLPLAWIFTGTALTGFFVIGHDCGHRSFAKKKWVNDLVGHIFMMPLIYPFHSWRIKHNHHHKHTNKLDEDNAWHPIRPEVFTNWGNTRQSAFKLFMKKRLWWVGSIGHWAVVHFDWRNFKVKDQGSIKLSVAVVVVFAAVVFPTLIATTGIWGFIKFWFIPWMIYHFWMSTFTIVHHTFSDVPFDKASKWNEAMAQLFGTIHCDYPRWVEFLCHDINVHVPHHISTAIPSYNLRLAYSSIKENWGNYLHDEFKFSWSLMKQITDQCQLYVTDEGYQTFNEYYAGK, from the coding sequence ATGACTACATCAATCATCAAGACGCAAGCCACAAATAAAGACCTTAGTAATTCCCAACTAAGGCTCAAAGATATTATCAAAACTTTGCCAAAAGAATGTTTTCAGCAGAATAGACGTAAAGCTTGGACACAGGTTTTCTTCAATGTTTTGATGGTGGGTTTAGGCTACTATAGTTTGGCAATTTCTCCCTGGTTTCTATTGCCTCTTGCCTGGATTTTTACAGGGACTGCTTTAACAGGTTTTTTTGTAATTGGACATGACTGCGGTCATCGTTCATTTGCCAAAAAGAAGTGGGTAAATGATTTAGTAGGGCATATATTTATGATGCCCCTGATCTACCCTTTTCACAGTTGGCGAATCAAGCATAATCATCATCACAAACATACCAACAAGTTAGATGAGGATAATGCTTGGCATCCCATCCGACCAGAAGTTTTTACCAATTGGGGTAACACTCGTCAATCTGCTTTTAAATTATTCATGAAAAAGCGGCTGTGGTGGGTAGGTTCCATTGGACATTGGGCGGTTGTGCATTTCGATTGGCGCAACTTTAAAGTTAAAGACCAAGGAAGTATTAAACTTTCAGTTGCTGTAGTTGTGGTTTTTGCAGCAGTTGTGTTTCCTACCCTCATTGCTACAACTGGGATTTGGGGATTTATCAAATTCTGGTTTATACCTTGGATGATATACCATTTCTGGATGAGTACCTTCACCATTGTTCACCACACTTTCTCTGATGTGCCGTTTGACAAAGCCAGCAAATGGAATGAAGCAATGGCGCAGCTATTCGGGACTATTCATTGTGATTATCCCCGGTGGGTAGAGTTCCTGTGCCACGATATTAACGTCCACGTCCCACATCACATTTCTACTGCTATCCCCTCTTATAATTTACGCCTAGCGTACAGCAGCATTAAAGAAAATTGGGGAAATTATTTGCATGACGAATTTAAGTTTTCTTGGTCTTTAATGAAACAAATTACAGACCAATGTCAACTTTATGTGACTGATGAGGGTTATCAAACTTTTAACGAATATTACGCAGGTAAGTAA
- a CDS encoding methionine gamma-lyase family protein: MNSLEQMRQAEQALLEIFSGIDAQVKHNLKRVLDAFRNQRVGAHHFASVSGYGHDDLGRETLDKVFAEVMGAEAAAVRVQFVSGTHAIACALYGVLRPGDEMLAVVGSPYDTLEEVIGLRGEGQGSLIEFGIKYRQLELTLGGTIDWQALSNSVNHNTRLVLIQRSCGYSWRPSLSIADITKIVHIVKQQNPDTVCFVDNCYGEFIETQEPTHVGADLMAGSLIKNPGGTIVTAGGYVAGRADLVEAAACRLTAPGIGSYGGATFDQNRLLFQGLFLSPQMVGEAMKGTFLTGYVFDKLGYPVNPAPLAPRGDVIQAIKLGSAKKLIAFCKAVQQNSPVGSYLDPIPDAMPGYESKVVMAGGTFIEGSTLEFSADGPLREPYIVYCQGGTHWTHVAIALEAAIEAVGSA, translated from the coding sequence ATGAACAGCTTGGAACAGATGCGGCAAGCAGAACAGGCACTGTTAGAGATTTTTTCTGGAATTGACGCTCAGGTCAAGCATAATCTAAAAAGAGTCCTGGATGCCTTTCGTAATCAGCGCGTCGGAGCGCACCACTTTGCCAGTGTGAGTGGTTACGGTCATGATGATTTAGGACGAGAAACTTTAGATAAAGTTTTTGCGGAAGTAATGGGTGCAGAGGCCGCAGCCGTGCGAGTGCAGTTTGTATCGGGAACTCACGCGATCGCTTGCGCCCTTTATGGTGTACTCCGTCCTGGTGATGAAATGTTAGCAGTGGTCGGCTCTCCCTACGATACGCTTGAAGAAGTGATTGGGTTACGGGGTGAAGGCCAAGGCTCCCTTATAGAGTTTGGCATAAAATACCGCCAATTGGAGCTAACTTTAGGAGGAACTATCGATTGGCAAGCTTTAAGTAATAGCGTTAATCATAACACTCGTTTAGTTTTAATTCAGCGTTCTTGCGGCTATTCTTGGCGGCCTAGCTTATCAATTGCGGATATCACCAAGATTGTGCATATCGTCAAACAGCAAAATCCTGATACTGTTTGCTTTGTGGATAACTGCTACGGCGAATTTATCGAAACTCAAGAACCCACTCATGTTGGTGCGGATTTAATGGCGGGTTCCTTAATTAAAAATCCTGGTGGGACAATTGTTACCGCAGGCGGTTACGTAGCTGGTCGGGCTGATTTGGTAGAAGCTGCCGCCTGTCGCCTCACAGCCCCCGGTATCGGTAGTTATGGCGGTGCTACTTTTGACCAAAATCGCTTGTTATTCCAAGGCTTATTTTTATCACCGCAGATGGTGGGTGAGGCGATGAAGGGAACTTTCTTGACTGGTTATGTTTTTGACAAACTTGGTTATCCGGTGAATCCTGCGCCCCTTGCACCTCGTGGTGATGTGATTCAGGCGATTAAACTGGGTTCAGCGAAAAAATTAATCGCTTTTTGTAAGGCGGTGCAGCAAAATTCCCCCGTGGGTTCTTATCTTGACCCCATACCGGATGCTATGCCGGGATATGAGAGTAAAGTTGTGATGGCTGGGGGAACATTTATTGAGGGGAGTACCTTGGAATTTTCGGCGGATGGGCCGTTGCGGGAGCCTTATATAGTTTATTGCCAAGGGGGGACTCATTGGACTCATGTAGCGATCGCATTAGAGGCGGCAATTGAAGCAGTTGGGAGTGCTTGA
- a CDS encoding ROK family protein produces MTLILALDFGGTKLAAAVTQLGSRQWLRYERRLSPTGANATTDLEIMRSLIYNLLQGETPTAIGVSFGGPVDFTTGTVRLSHHVPGWENLPLKHLLEQEFGVPASVDNDANIAALGEHRFGAGQEYDSLFYITISTGVGGGWILNGKPWRGNAGMAGEIGHIVVNPAGPVCLCGKQGCVERLASGPYMAQDAKEYLLKPANHFSGKQLRSLVNDDLDLITGKIISDAVAQGDELAINILQGGAWALGVGIGNVANLINPQRFILGGSVTKAGELWWNTVEKTARETALPEIDFEILPAALGDDAPLWGAVALAELEIRSQN; encoded by the coding sequence ATGACATTAATTCTAGCCCTTGATTTTGGTGGTACTAAGTTAGCCGCAGCCGTAACTCAACTTGGTTCGCGTCAATGGTTGCGTTATGAACGTCGTCTCTCACCCACAGGTGCTAATGCTACCACTGATTTAGAAATTATGCGATCGCTCATCTATAATTTACTCCAAGGTGAAACTCCCACAGCTATTGGTGTTAGCTTTGGCGGCCCTGTAGACTTTACTACAGGCACAGTGCGACTTTCGCATCATGTCCCTGGCTGGGAAAATCTACCTCTCAAACACTTGCTAGAACAAGAATTTGGTGTACCTGCTAGTGTAGATAACGATGCTAATATTGCAGCTTTGGGTGAACATCGCTTTGGTGCTGGTCAAGAATACGATAGCTTGTTTTATATCACCATCAGCACTGGTGTAGGCGGTGGTTGGATACTGAATGGTAAACCTTGGCGTGGTAACGCAGGTATGGCTGGTGAAATTGGACATATAGTAGTTAATCCTGCGGGGCCAGTATGTTTATGTGGTAAACAAGGATGTGTAGAAAGACTAGCATCAGGCCCTTATATGGCTCAAGATGCCAAAGAATATTTATTAAAACCAGCAAATCACTTTTCAGGTAAACAATTACGTAGCTTAGTCAATGACGATTTAGATTTAATCACTGGCAAAATCATCAGTGACGCGGTGGCGCAAGGTGATGAGTTGGCAATTAATATTTTGCAAGGTGGCGCTTGGGCTTTGGGTGTGGGTATTGGAAATGTAGCGAATTTGATTAACCCACAAAGGTTTATTTTAGGCGGTAGTGTAACCAAAGCAGGAGAACTTTGGTGGAATACTGTAGAGAAAACAGCCCGTGAAACCGCCTTACCAGAAATAGATTTTGAAATTCTTCCGGCGGCTTTGGGTGATGATGCACCACTTTGGGGTGCGGTAGCTTTAGCAGAATTAGAAATCAGGAGTCAGAATTGA
- a CDS encoding ribulose bisphosphate carboxylase small subunit, whose protein sequence is MQTLPKERRYETLSYLPPLSDAQIEKQVQYILSQGYIPAIEFNEVSEPTEFYWTLWKLPLFGAKTTREVLGEVQACRSQYPTHYIRVVGFDNIKQCQVLSFIVHKPNRY, encoded by the coding sequence ATGCAAACCCTACCAAAAGAGCGCCGCTACGAAACCCTTTCTTATCTTCCCCCCCTCAGCGATGCTCAAATTGAAAAACAAGTTCAGTACATTCTGAGCCAAGGCTACATTCCAGCAATTGAATTTAACGAAGTTTCTGAACCCACAGAGTTCTACTGGACACTGTGGAAGCTGCCTTTGTTCGGTGCTAAAACCACCCGCGAAGTATTAGGCGAAGTTCAAGCTTGTCGTTCTCAATATCCTACTCACTACATCCGTGTTGTAGGTTTCGACAACATCAAGCAGTGCCAAGTCCTCAGCTTCATTGTTCACAAACCCAACAGATATTGA
- a CDS encoding DUF4079 domain-containing protein: MINVSEALEPLAAWFRSLGIPQPIVEWGHPVMMGIVVVVMGSYVAWTGWRGRLAQDKDVSFNNRMGHRLLAPWMFFFLAAGYPGGVLSLVMQRHPIFESPHFWTGSLVLILLLINSLLTLGGFGGDKPALRTTHAYLGSGILGLLVIHGVLGLI; this comes from the coding sequence ATGATTAACGTCAGCGAAGCTCTAGAACCTCTTGCGGCTTGGTTTCGTTCTTTGGGAATACCCCAGCCGATTGTGGAATGGGGGCATCCTGTGATGATGGGAATTGTTGTGGTAGTGATGGGTAGCTATGTTGCATGGACTGGCTGGCGCGGGAGGCTGGCGCAGGATAAAGATGTGTCTTTTAACAACCGTATGGGGCATCGTCTCCTAGCACCTTGGATGTTTTTCTTTTTAGCGGCTGGTTATCCTGGTGGAGTTTTATCTTTAGTGATGCAGCGTCACCCAATTTTTGAGAGTCCCCATTTTTGGACAGGTTCACTTGTACTAATACTTTTATTAATTAATAGTTTACTGACGTTAGGTGGTTTTGGTGGTGATAAACCTGCTTTACGTACTACCCATGCCTATTTAGGTAGCGGAATTTTGGGGCTGTTGGTGATTCACGGTGTCTTGGGGTTGATTTAA